Proteins from one Salaquimonas pukyongi genomic window:
- a CDS encoding molybdopterin molybdotransferase MoeA, giving the protein MVLKMLESGESHPAGCACDEVAGGSMLAVDEAIQRAWNLAEPVKETELVGLQHVHGRVLARTVHASAAMPFFDNSAMDGFAVRLADFSADGSTVLPIDGETAAGGSGAADLEPGTCRRIFTGAAVPGGTDAVVPLEQVRAHSGSVEFHSIPAKGSNIRRAGGDIPRNAVLVSSGTRLNVRHAGLLAANGYSAVNVVRRPRVGVFSTGDELLEPGSLRQPGKLFDCNRPMLLMALEAAGCETVDLGSIEDSADATRRFLIEQSDRFDLLVSSGSVSVGARDFLKSAFLSAGGTIDNWRVAVKPGKPVMTGRIGRTVFLGLPGNPYAAWIGMHLVGRPITGRLSGGKCPQRTTLKAVAGNLIAHKRGREEYVPVRAEFSGSQIVLHRIGNGGSASLYAACQGDGIAIIAADGGDVDAGAAIDFLPFEEGAFQ; this is encoded by the coding sequence ATGGTTTTAAAGATGCTTGAAAGCGGTGAAAGCCATCCGGCAGGGTGCGCTTGCGACGAAGTGGCCGGTGGCAGCATGCTTGCCGTTGATGAAGCGATCCAACGCGCCTGGAACCTGGCTGAGCCTGTAAAGGAAACCGAACTGGTTGGTTTGCAGCATGTGCACGGACGCGTGCTGGCCAGAACCGTTCATGCATCGGCGGCAATGCCGTTCTTCGACAATTCGGCAATGGACGGTTTTGCCGTGCGGCTGGCCGATTTTTCCGCTGATGGCAGCACGGTTTTGCCAATTGACGGCGAAACAGCTGCCGGCGGCAGCGGCGCAGCAGACCTTGAGCCGGGCACCTGCCGGCGGATTTTTACCGGCGCTGCGGTCCCGGGCGGAACCGATGCCGTGGTGCCGCTGGAACAGGTGCGCGCGCATTCAGGATCGGTTGAGTTCCACAGCATTCCCGCAAAGGGTTCAAACATCCGCCGGGCGGGAGGCGACATTCCCCGAAATGCGGTTCTGGTGTCTTCCGGCACAAGATTGAATGTTCGACATGCCGGACTGCTGGCAGCCAATGGATATTCTGCGGTCAACGTCGTGCGCAGACCCCGTGTCGGCGTCTTTTCCACCGGTGATGAATTGCTGGAGCCCGGCAGTCTGCGGCAGCCCGGTAAACTGTTCGATTGCAACCGCCCCATGCTGCTGATGGCGCTTGAAGCGGCCGGATGCGAGACGGTCGATCTCGGCAGCATTGAAGACAGTGCGGACGCCACGCGCAGGTTCCTGATTGAACAGTCAGACAGGTTCGACCTGCTTGTCTCCTCAGGGTCGGTGTCGGTGGGCGCCCGTGATTTTCTGAAATCAGCGTTTCTTTCCGCTGGTGGAACGATTGACAACTGGCGCGTTGCCGTAAAGCCGGGAAAACCGGTGATGACAGGCCGGATCGGGCGTACGGTGTTTCTTGGCCTTCCGGGAAATCCCTATGCTGCCTGGATCGGTATGCACCTCGTCGGCCGGCCGATTACCGGGCGGTTGTCCGGCGGAAAATGCCCGCAAAGAACCACGCTGAAAGCCGTTGCCGGAAACCTTATCGCTCACAAGAGGGGGCGCGAGGAATATGTCCCGGTTCGCGCCGAATTCTCCGGTTCGCAGATAGTGCTGCACCGCATCGGTAATGGCGGTTCGGCTTCGCTCTATGCGGCATGCCAGGGCGATGGCATTGCGATAATTGCAGCAGATGGCGGTGATGTGGATGCAGGAGCGGCAATCGACTTCCTGCCGTTTGAGGAAGGAGCATTTCAATGA
- a CDS encoding DUF2478 domain-containing protein, producing the protein MTATIHPIAAIRFGDEDAIDDILEDVARRMQDRGSRVDGFLQRETAGEGGCCATMHLESMDGQTIGTISQNLGRHSRGCRLDPAALAALCGPLITRLDVGCDLLIINRFGKGESLGAGFRSAIEHAFLRGIPVLTAVRKTYLEAWMAFTNGEYCLLPPQADAVEAWALQTAAANGPLLRAS; encoded by the coding sequence ATGACGGCCACGATCCATCCGATTGCAGCAATCCGTTTTGGCGATGAAGACGCCATCGACGATATCCTGGAGGACGTGGCGCGGCGAATGCAGGACCGTGGCAGCAGGGTAGACGGATTTCTTCAGCGCGAGACCGCCGGGGAAGGGGGGTGCTGCGCCACCATGCATCTTGAGTCGATGGATGGGCAAACCATCGGAACCATCTCGCAAAACCTCGGCAGGCATTCCAGGGGATGCCGTCTCGATCCGGCGGCACTGGCCGCCCTGTGCGGGCCGCTGATCACCCGCCTGGATGTCGGGTGCGATTTGCTGATCATCAACCGCTTCGGAAAAGGCGAATCCCTTGGTGCCGGTTTCAGGTCCGCCATTGAGCACGCCTTCCTGCGGGGCATTCCCGTTCTGACCGCCGTTCGAAAAACCTATCTGGAGGCGTGGATGGCGTTCACCAATGGTGAGTATTGCCTGCTTCCGCCGCAAGCAGATGCGGTCGAGGCCTGGGCTTTGCAAACTGCTGCCGCAAACGGACCTCTGCTGCGCGCTTCCTAG
- a CDS encoding carboxymuconolactone decarboxylase family protein, with amino-acid sequence MDDNLFEKGLEKRKATLGAEYVERNLAAADEFTQPFQEAMTAWCWGFGWGDETIDAKTRSMMNLAMIGALGKMNEWELHCRGALNNGVSKEEIRAIIHVIAIYCGVPQSLECFRAARKVLEERGML; translated from the coding sequence ATGGACGATAACCTGTTTGAAAAGGGCCTTGAAAAACGCAAGGCAACACTGGGCGCTGAATATGTGGAGCGCAACCTTGCGGCAGCCGATGAATTCACCCAGCCCTTTCAGGAGGCGATGACCGCCTGGTGCTGGGGTTTCGGCTGGGGCGATGAGACGATTGACGCCAAGACACGGTCCATGATGAACCTTGCCATGATCGGCGCCCTGGGCAAGATGAACGAGTGGGAACTGCACTGCCGGGGCGCACTCAACAATGGCGTTTCGAAAGAGGAAATCCGTGCCATCATCCACGTCATCGCCATTTACTGCGGGGTTCCCCAGTCGCTCGAGTGTTTTCGTGCCGCGCGCAAGGTATTGGAAGAACGCGGAATGCTGTGA
- a CDS encoding aromatic ring-hydroxylating oxygenase subunit alpha: MNEHAAAQAPVRSLDARYYTDPAIFEAERKGLLARTWQFAGHASQVEKPGDYFTFEIAGESLFCIHGKDGEIRAFYNVCQHRAHQLVQGEGNAKLLVCPYHSWSYELTGALRSGPNVTSVPGFDRSSICLTPVRIENFHGFLFANLDPDAEPMDTWFPGARAELADFVPQIDALKPLEWVEVPERCNWKVSIENYSECYHCPINHPTFATGVIKPETYDIQPQGHCLRHTTECANLDRMSYPIDLSANAHAGDYSSWFLWPMFSFQVYPGNILNTYHWRAVDADNVVVWRGWYTVGGADSEIVRRLAIQDRGTTVEEDIHLVESVHRGLKSRGYRPGPLVLDPKCGVNSEHSILSLQRWMREAVDG, encoded by the coding sequence ATGAACGAACACGCCGCCGCCCAGGCTCCGGTCCGTTCGCTTGATGCGCGTTACTATACCGATCCGGCCATCTTCGAAGCCGAACGCAAGGGGCTTCTAGCCCGCACCTGGCAGTTTGCCGGTCACGCTTCGCAGGTTGAAAAGCCGGGCGACTATTTCACCTTCGAGATTGCCGGTGAGAGCCTGTTCTGCATTCACGGCAAGGACGGCGAAATCCGCGCCTTCTACAATGTGTGCCAGCACCGGGCACACCAGCTGGTACAGGGGGAAGGCAACGCCAAGCTGCTGGTCTGCCCCTATCATTCCTGGAGCTATGAGCTGACCGGCGCCTTGCGTTCGGGGCCGAATGTCACATCGGTGCCGGGGTTCGACCGCTCCTCCATCTGCCTGACGCCAGTGCGCATCGAGAATTTCCACGGTTTTCTGTTTGCCAATCTGGATCCCGATGCGGAGCCCATGGATACATGGTTTCCGGGCGCACGCGCCGAACTGGCCGACTTCGTGCCGCAGATCGATGCCCTCAAACCGCTGGAATGGGTCGAGGTGCCGGAGCGGTGCAACTGGAAGGTCTCCATCGAGAATTATTCCGAATGCTATCACTGCCCGATCAATCATCCCACGTTCGCAACCGGCGTCATCAAGCCGGAGACCTACGATATCCAGCCCCAGGGCCATTGCCTGCGGCACACCACCGAATGTGCCAATCTCGACCGCATGAGCTACCCGATTGACCTTTCGGCGAATGCGCATGCCGGTGACTATTCCTCATGGTTCTTGTGGCCGATGTTTTCCTTCCAGGTTTATCCCGGCAACATTCTCAACACCTATCACTGGCGTGCGGTGGACGCGGACAATGTGGTGGTCTGGCGGGGTTGGTATACGGTGGGCGGCGCAGATTCAGAGATCGTGCGGCGGCTTGCCATCCAGGACCGCGGCACAACGGTGGAGGAGGACATTCATCTGGTCGAATCCGTCCATCGCGGCTTGAAGAGTCGCGGCTACAGGCCGGGTCCGCTGGTGCTCGATCCCAAATGCGGCGTCAACTCCGAGCACTCCATCCTGTCGCTGCAGAGATGGATGCGCGAGGCGGTGGATGGCTGA
- a CDS encoding MurR/RpiR family transcriptional regulator, which produces MNDTSVPLIANAAPDLPPQAVLENLAGQLTGMTPELRKAAAYVLENPNDVGISSIREIAEAAKVKPNTFVRMARSAGFDGYEDFREPFRQEIRQGGASFPDRARWLQSLKKGGKLDSLYADMVHSAIANIEETFASITTDALKAAAEAIWASRTVYTLGVGVNHSNAANFTYLAGTGMVNFLAIPRPGSVPSDDIAWADERDVLIAITCKPYRAEVVETAEIAKQQGVQIVALSDSPASPLILNADHGFVLSADTPQFFPSSVSTIALLETLLSFVIASATPEIVERVEKFHRRRHELGIYHGPPRE; this is translated from the coding sequence ATGAATGATACGTCTGTACCATTGATCGCCAATGCGGCGCCCGACCTTCCGCCCCAGGCGGTGTTGGAGAACCTTGCCGGGCAGCTGACGGGAATGACGCCGGAGCTGCGCAAGGCGGCTGCCTATGTGCTTGAAAACCCCAATGATGTGGGCATTTCCTCGATCCGGGAGATTGCCGAGGCTGCGAAGGTCAAGCCCAACACCTTCGTGCGCATGGCCCGCAGCGCCGGGTTCGATGGCTATGAGGATTTTCGCGAACCGTTCCGCCAGGAAATCCGGCAGGGCGGAGCAAGTTTCCCCGACCGTGCCCGCTGGCTGCAATCGCTCAAGAAGGGCGGCAAGCTCGATTCGCTGTATGCGGACATGGTGCATTCGGCGATTGCCAATATCGAGGAGACCTTCGCTTCCATCACTACAGATGCGCTGAAAGCAGCGGCCGAGGCAATTTGGGCCTCGCGGACCGTCTACACGCTGGGGGTCGGCGTCAACCATTCCAACGCCGCCAACTTCACCTATCTGGCCGGCACGGGAATGGTGAATTTCCTTGCCATTCCAAGGCCCGGAAGCGTGCCTTCCGACGACATTGCCTGGGCCGATGAGCGCGACGTGCTGATCGCAATCACCTGCAAGCCCTACCGGGCGGAGGTGGTGGAAACCGCAGAAATCGCAAAGCAGCAGGGCGTGCAGATTGTGGCGTTGTCGGACAGCCCTGCCTCACCACTGATTTTGAACGCCGATCACGGCTTTGTTCTGTCAGCCGACACACCACAGTTTTTTCCGTCTTCGGTTTCGACGATTGCCTTGCTTGAGACCCTGCTGTCATTCGTCATCGCTTCGGCCACACCGGAAATCGTTGAACGGGTCGAGAAGTTTCACCGCCGCCGTCACGAACTGGGCATCTATCACGGGCCGCCCCGTGAATGA
- a CDS encoding FAD-dependent oxidoreductase, with amino-acid sequence MSSDFPSHARVVIVGGGIMGCGLAYHLAHEGWSDIVLLEKAELTSGSTWHAAGQITHSTSSYGLGKCVDYNIGLYSGKLEAETGQSCTWHGCGSFRLAYGEDEMDWLRQTLSVGRALGFNIELVGPDRIGELHPFYNLDGVIGALHTPDDGHVDPSGPTQAMAIGARQLGARIIRRCRATNIEQLPTGEWKVTTEKGSIVCEHVVNAAGTYARQIGEWSGVLVPCTSMTHHYLVTDTVPEFAELDRELPVIRDDKKVSGYIRMEQKSGLIGIYEKANPNAVWIDECPWEAENELFDADYDRILPWLENAMERMPVFAELGIKREVHGAISHPPDGNPLIGPVAGAKNYWCCCGTQIGIGWGPGLTRELARWIVHGSADISMREFDPRRFGPYATREWQVVKAKEDYCLRHEIPFPHFNRLAGRPVKPSPLYERLKDKGAVFEEVFGHERPRWFARGALEQRDYYSFARAPWQEAVAFECAAVRQRAGIMDISAFTKVEVSGPGAEVLLDRLTANRLPPRAGGIALTHMLNRRGRIELETTVVRLAEDRFYLVCAAFFEQRLIDHLTFNRDNEDAQIINRSGQWAALSLNGPRSRDILAACTDTDLSNAGFRWMSAREIEVAGVSLWAFRMSYAGELGWELHVPRDGALNVYDALWAAGKAHNIADYGSFAMNALRMEKAFPGAGELTNEVTLPEANVMRFVKADKGDFLGRKATLESMNAAENGTMPWVCAYLEIEPDGEWDGNGGEAVRLGGEIIGSTASVAYSHTAAKILAFAYIRPHAARPGTQMEVNMNGAWRTARILAEPVYDPQSLLPRTDIKQEAAE; translated from the coding sequence ATGTCCAGTGATTTTCCCTCCCATGCCAGGGTGGTCATCGTAGGAGGGGGAATCATGGGCTGCGGCCTTGCCTATCACCTCGCCCATGAAGGCTGGAGCGATATCGTGCTGCTGGAAAAGGCGGAACTGACATCCGGCTCGACCTGGCACGCGGCCGGCCAGATTACCCATTCAACATCGAGCTACGGCCTGGGCAAATGCGTCGATTACAACATCGGACTTTACTCAGGAAAGCTGGAAGCTGAAACCGGGCAGTCCTGCACCTGGCACGGCTGTGGATCGTTTCGCCTTGCCTATGGCGAAGACGAGATGGACTGGCTGCGCCAGACCTTGTCGGTTGGCCGTGCGCTCGGCTTCAACATCGAACTGGTCGGCCCGGACCGCATTGGCGAACTGCATCCCTTCTACAATCTCGATGGCGTGATCGGCGCCCTGCACACGCCCGATGACGGCCATGTGGACCCTTCCGGCCCGACCCAGGCAATGGCCATCGGGGCTCGTCAACTGGGCGCCAGGATCATCCGGCGCTGCCGGGCAACGAACATCGAGCAACTGCCAACGGGGGAGTGGAAGGTCACCACCGAAAAGGGCAGCATTGTTTGCGAGCATGTGGTCAATGCCGCCGGCACCTATGCCCGCCAGATCGGCGAGTGGTCCGGCGTTCTGGTGCCCTGCACCTCGATGACGCATCATTATCTGGTCACCGACACGGTTCCCGAGTTTGCGGAACTCGATCGTGAATTGCCGGTCATCCGCGACGACAAGAAAGTGTCCGGCTATATCCGCATGGAACAGAAATCGGGCCTGATCGGCATCTACGAAAAGGCCAATCCCAATGCGGTGTGGATCGACGAGTGCCCCTGGGAGGCCGAAAATGAATTGTTCGATGCCGATTATGACCGCATCCTTCCCTGGCTCGAAAACGCCATGGAGCGCATGCCGGTTTTTGCCGAACTCGGCATCAAGCGTGAGGTCCATGGCGCGATCTCGCACCCCCCGGACGGCAATCCGCTGATTGGCCCGGTGGCCGGTGCGAAAAACTACTGGTGCTGCTGCGGAACCCAGATCGGCATCGGCTGGGGACCGGGGCTGACGCGCGAACTGGCCCGCTGGATCGTCCATGGGTCGGCAGACATCAGCATGCGGGAGTTCGATCCCCGCCGTTTCGGGCCGTATGCCACCAGGGAATGGCAGGTGGTCAAGGCAAAGGAGGATTATTGCCTGCGCCATGAAATTCCCTTTCCTCATTTCAACCGCCTGGCCGGCCGGCCGGTCAAGCCGTCACCGCTATATGAGCGTCTGAAGGACAAGGGAGCCGTCTTCGAAGAGGTCTTCGGACATGAGCGCCCCCGCTGGTTTGCCCGCGGCGCGCTTGAGCAGCGCGATTACTATTCCTTCGCAAGGGCGCCATGGCAGGAGGCTGTGGCCTTCGAATGCGCCGCCGTACGCCAGCGTGCCGGCATCATGGACATTTCCGCCTTCACCAAGGTGGAGGTTTCAGGGCCGGGCGCTGAAGTGCTGCTGGACCGTCTGACCGCAAACCGGTTGCCGCCACGCGCCGGCGGCATTGCCCTTACCCACATGTTGAACCGCCGTGGTCGCATCGAACTGGAAACCACCGTCGTGCGCTTGGCCGAAGACCGGTTTTATCTCGTCTGTGCGGCATTCTTCGAGCAACGGCTGATCGATCATCTGACCTTCAACCGTGACAATGAAGACGCGCAGATCATCAACCGTTCCGGCCAATGGGCAGCCCTGAGCCTCAACGGTCCCCGGTCAAGGGACATTCTTGCTGCCTGCACCGATACCGATCTTTCCAATGCGGGGTTCCGCTGGATGAGCGCCCGGGAAATCGAGGTTGCCGGTGTCAGTCTCTGGGCCTTTCGCATGTCCTATGCCGGTGAACTTGGCTGGGAGCTGCATGTACCACGGGATGGTGCTCTGAATGTCTATGATGCCCTGTGGGCTGCCGGCAAAGCCCATAACATCGCCGATTACGGTTCGTTCGCCATGAACGCCCTGCGCATGGAAAAGGCATTTCCCGGTGCTGGCGAACTGACAAACGAAGTCACCCTGCCGGAAGCAAACGTCATGCGGTTCGTGAAAGCCGACAAGGGCGACTTTCTTGGCCGCAAGGCAACCCTTGAAAGCATGAACGCAGCGGAAAACGGAACAATGCCGTGGGTCTGCGCCTATCTGGAAATCGAGCCGGACGGGGAATGGGACGGCAATGGCGGCGAGGCGGTCCGCCTGGGCGGCGAGATCATCGGATCGACAGCGTCGGTTGCCTACAGCCACACAGCAGCAAAAATACTGGCATTTGCCTATATCAGGCCCCATGCTGCCCGTCCCGGCACGCAGATGGAGGTAAACATGAACGGGGCGTGGCGCACGGCACGCATCCTTGCCGAACCCGTTTATGATCCACAAAGCCTGCTGCCGCGAACCGATATCAAACAGGAGGCTGCCGAATGA
- a CDS encoding alcohol dehydrogenase catalytic domain-containing protein, whose protein sequence is MTAIPETMRAFVLHGHGGFELLRFHHDWPVPRPGPGEALVRVKACGLNNTDINTRTGWYSKAVTKGTTGGTYEGDLEDDGGWDGGIEFPRIQGGDVAGVVAEVGEGADRELIGKRCIVDTILRDWDDPQNLEKTTYLGSAVDGGYADYMVVDQRNICPVECNWSDAELATVAISYSTAENMLNRASVGKDDVVLVPGASGGVGSALLQLAGRRGARTVALASPSKHGELSKLDPAAILPRQPEDLKQALRDTIGRDTVSVVADVVGGPQFPAFIDVLERGGRYTCSGAIAGPIVELDLRTFYLHDLTFFGNTIFEPKVFPSLVKYIEAGEIRPMLAASYRLESLHEAQQAFIEKKHTGNIVVTME, encoded by the coding sequence ATGACCGCAATTCCCGAAACGATGCGGGCTTTTGTGCTGCACGGCCATGGCGGGTTTGAGCTGTTGCGGTTTCACCATGACTGGCCGGTACCAAGGCCAGGGCCGGGAGAGGCGCTTGTCCGCGTCAAGGCCTGCGGGTTGAACAATACCGACATCAATACCCGCACCGGCTGGTATTCCAAGGCGGTTACCAAGGGAACCACCGGCGGCACCTATGAAGGTGATCTTGAGGACGATGGCGGCTGGGATGGCGGCATTGAATTCCCCAGAATACAGGGCGGGGATGTGGCAGGTGTGGTCGCAGAAGTGGGCGAGGGGGCAGACCGCGAACTGATCGGCAAGCGCTGCATCGTCGACACGATCCTGCGCGACTGGGACGATCCGCAAAACCTGGAAAAGACAACCTATCTGGGCTCCGCCGTTGATGGCGGATATGCCGACTACATGGTTGTCGATCAGCGCAACATATGCCCCGTCGAGTGTAACTGGAGCGATGCGGAGCTGGCGACGGTGGCGATATCCTATTCGACCGCCGAAAACATGCTCAACCGCGCTTCGGTCGGGAAAGACGATGTGGTGCTTGTTCCCGGCGCTTCCGGCGGCGTGGGGTCTGCCCTGCTGCAACTGGCCGGCCGGCGGGGCGCCAGGACGGTTGCCCTTGCATCCCCCTCCAAACATGGGGAACTGTCAAAGCTTGATCCTGCAGCAATCCTTCCCCGTCAGCCCGAGGACCTGAAACAAGCGCTGCGGGACACCATCGGCAGGGACACCGTCAGCGTGGTGGCCGATGTGGTCGGCGGGCCGCAGTTTCCTGCCTTTATCGATGTTCTGGAGCGGGGCGGCCGGTATACCTGTTCAGGGGCGATCGCCGGCCCGATCGTCGAACTTGATCTGCGCACCTTCTACCTTCACGACCTGACCTTCTTCGGCAATACCATCTTCGAGCCCAAGGTGTTTCCTTCCCTTGTAAAGTACATCGAGGCCGGGGAAATCAGGCCCATGCTGGCGGCAAGCTACCGGCTGGAAAGCCTGCATGAGGCGCAGCAGGCCTTCATCGAGAAAAAGCACACGGGCAACATCGTCGTGACCATGGAATGA
- a CDS encoding mandelate racemase/muconate lactonizing enzyme family protein, translating to MKITRISVYHADLPLEHPYWLSGGRLKFEVLDATFIKLETDAGIPGWGEGTPWGHTYVPAHGPGIRAGIKTMAPFILGLDPRNVLDVERAMDHALPGHLYAKAPVDMACWDIAGKAADMPIADLMGGGSRTPRPIASSVGAKTAGETRKVIERYRKRGYVAHSVKIGGDVERDIARIRDVEAIRNPGETVLYDVNRGWTRQQALRVMSATEDLNVMFEQPGETLDDIAAIRAKHAAPVSVDECLVTLQDAARVARDGLAEIFGIKLNRVGGLTKAARMRDIALAHGIDMFVMATGGSVLADAEALHLAATVPDANCLAVWACQDMLTVDIAAGRGPRNQNGHLHLPQSPGLGVEPDEDALGVPVAVYQV from the coding sequence GTGAAAATCACCCGCATCAGCGTCTACCATGCCGATCTTCCCCTGGAGCATCCCTACTGGCTTTCCGGCGGAAGGCTGAAATTCGAGGTGCTGGACGCAACCTTCATAAAACTGGAAACCGATGCCGGTATCCCCGGCTGGGGCGAAGGCACGCCCTGGGGGCATACCTATGTGCCCGCACACGGGCCGGGCATCCGTGCCGGCATTAAGACCATGGCGCCATTCATCCTTGGTCTCGATCCGCGCAATGTGCTTGATGTGGAGCGGGCAATGGATCATGCCCTTCCCGGCCATCTTTATGCCAAGGCGCCTGTCGACATGGCCTGCTGGGATATTGCCGGCAAGGCGGCGGACATGCCCATTGCCGATTTGATGGGCGGTGGCTCACGCACGCCCCGGCCGATTGCCTCTTCTGTGGGTGCCAAGACCGCCGGGGAAACCCGCAAGGTCATCGAGCGGTACCGCAAGCGCGGCTATGTGGCCCACTCGGTGAAAATCGGCGGCGATGTCGAACGCGACATTGCCCGCATCCGCGATGTGGAGGCAATCCGCAATCCCGGTGAGACCGTCTTGTACGACGTTAATCGCGGCTGGACCCGCCAGCAGGCCTTGCGCGTCATGAGCGCAACGGAGGACCTGAACGTGATGTTTGAACAGCCGGGCGAAACACTGGATGACATTGCGGCGATCCGCGCAAAGCACGCCGCGCCCGTTTCCGTCGACGAGTGCCTTGTTACCCTGCAGGATGCCGCACGGGTTGCCCGGGACGGCTTGGCCGAGATATTCGGCATCAAGCTGAACCGCGTCGGCGGTCTGACCAAGGCGGCCCGCATGCGCGACATCGCGCTTGCCCACGGTATCGACATGTTCGTCATGGCAACCGGCGGGTCGGTGCTCGCCGATGCCGAGGCCCTTCACCTGGCCGCAACCGTTCCCGATGCAAACTGCCTTGCGGTTTGGGCCTGCCAGGACATGCTGACGGTCGACATCGCCGCCGGTCGCGGGCCCCGGAACCAGAATGGGCATCTGCATCTTCCACAAAGCCCGGGCCTTGGTGTCGAACCGGATGAGGATGCCCTTGGGGTACCCGTGGCGGTGTATCAGGTGTGA
- a CDS encoding mandelate racemase/muconate lactonizing enzyme family protein, with the protein MKITRISIWQVPLTSHTAYYMAEGKACDTVDTIVVRLDTDSEISGWGEVCPIPHYLPAYANGVLPAIRDMAAVLIGADPVGPEALMARLDAHLQGHPYAKSPIDMALWDITAKTAGLPLYALLGGRRQETLPLYHSITCVAPGEMARIAGETHAKGIRQFQVKLGADNDWQADVERLKQVREAVGDGPLVYGDWNCGANRLDAIRVGRAVAHLDIMLEQPCATIEECAQVRQATGLPLKLDESAHDTASLLKAWQAGCMDAVAIKLSKFGGITKSRAARDLCEHLGAKMCIEDTWGSDITTAALLHLGASAGHKHLMNVCDLSGYVKPRLDPSAPARNKGRIAPPQGPGLGVAPDLQVLGAPLEVMA; encoded by the coding sequence ATGAAGATTACCCGCATCAGCATTTGGCAAGTGCCGCTGACCAGCCATACCGCCTACTACATGGCGGAGGGCAAGGCCTGCGATACGGTGGACACCATCGTGGTGCGCCTTGATACGGACAGTGAGATTTCCGGCTGGGGCGAGGTCTGTCCCATCCCGCATTATCTGCCCGCCTATGCAAACGGCGTTCTGCCGGCAATCCGCGACATGGCAGCTGTTCTAATAGGCGCAGATCCGGTGGGCCCGGAGGCACTGATGGCAAGGCTGGATGCCCATCTTCAGGGCCATCCTTATGCGAAATCCCCAATCGACATGGCCCTGTGGGACATCACGGCAAAGACCGCCGGCTTGCCGCTTTACGCGCTGCTGGGCGGCAGGCGGCAGGAAACCCTGCCCCTGTACCACTCCATCACCTGCGTGGCACCCGGCGAGATGGCACGCATTGCGGGCGAAACTCATGCAAAAGGCATTCGCCAGTTTCAGGTAAAACTCGGCGCGGACAACGACTGGCAGGCGGATGTGGAGCGCCTGAAACAGGTGCGCGAGGCGGTGGGCGACGGCCCGCTGGTCTATGGCGACTGGAACTGCGGCGCAAACCGTCTGGACGCCATTCGCGTCGGGCGTGCGGTCGCCCATCTCGATATCATGCTGGAACAGCCCTGCGCCACAATCGAGGAATGTGCGCAGGTGCGCCAGGCGACCGGATTGCCTCTGAAGCTCGACGAAAGCGCCCATGACACGGCAAGCCTGCTGAAAGCCTGGCAGGCAGGCTGCATGGACGCAGTCGCCATCAAGCTTTCGAAATTCGGCGGCATCACCAAATCCCGCGCTGCCCGCGATCTGTGCGAGCACCTGGGCGCCAAGATGTGCATTGAAGATACCTGGGGTTCGGACATCACAACCGCTGCGCTGCTGCATTTGGGGGCTTCAGCCGGGCACAAGCACCTGATGAATGTGTGCGATCTTTCCGGTTACGTGAAACCCCGCCTGGACCCGTCTGCACCGGCCCGCAACAAGGGCCGGATTGCCCCGCCCCAGGGGCCGGGTCTCGGCGTTGCGCCGGACCTGCAGGTGCTGGGCGCGCCTCTTGAAGTCATGGCATAG